CGTCCGGAAAACCCTAGACCACAGTCAATCCGAACTCCACTTCACTCCCCTCTCTGCCCACTCCACTTCTGATCCCCTCCAAATGCATCTGATGGCCAACGACAGAAGCAGCGTTGCCTCCGGTGGGAACTCTGGCTCCGATGACGACTGGTCTAGCCTGCTGCCCGAAGTAGACCCCGACAATGTGGAGGAGGTCACCCTCCGCATCGCATTGAGGCATTTGGTTATCAACCAAAACGGACTCGGCAGCGGCGGATCCATTTTGTCAGTGCCCGACGCGCGTCGACACAGCGTCGGCGACGTCGCCGGCCCTTCCCGCCCTACGCGCAGCTCCGGCCACTCTGCTCCGCTCCTCCAGGTATGCCGCCCACCACCAGCACACTCTGCTCCGGAGGTGGTGCCCAGCCACCGCTGGGTCCTCGTGCTGGCACCGAGGCCATCGCGCACTCGGACGCATGAGTCGGAGGCATGAGCGGCCTGGCACGAGCGGCAGCAGGCGAGGGAGACGGCAGCGGCATCCGAGTCGATGTCCGCACACCGTCCGCGCGCGAGCGCGCCGGTCGATCCTGAGGCACCACTCCTCGCATCTGTCCTCCACCGCTCACTCATGACGGCGGAAACGGATGTGCGGCGCCTCCGCCGCAAGAATGCCATGGCGCTCCGACTCGCCATTGAGTTGTCAGAGCACGAGGCAACAAAGGAAGCGGCGGCGAAGGAGGCCTGCCATGCGAAGGAGCAGGACCGCCTGCTCCGCAGGCTGTCGGGCATGAGGTGCAGCTCTGACTCGGATATGACGGATGGCTCCACCTCTAGCTCTGACGACGACGCGCCTCCGCCCACCGACACCTACACGGAGGAGGGGCAGAGCCACGCCGACGACAGAAGGGGAAGGGGCCGGCGAGGAAATGGTGATTTTGTGCGCCCTTCCTCGCTCTATCTATATTTTATCTATGTTTCATAAGTTTGTAGTATAGATTTGCACTGTCCGCCGTTGAACTCCAATGAATCATGTTCCTTTTGTCCGGCTAATCCGATGAACTACGCTTTGATCATGTGTTTTACGTAGCGTTGAATTGCATGATTTTGAGGTTTCGGATATGAAGGACGCGAGTGTGGAAGACAAAATATAAGGCGTACCCGATCAGTCCCCGCAGACGCTCCCGGACGCGCACACGggcgtttgaggggtcggatttgccaagtccggccgtAGATACTCTAACGTCTTAGGATGTTAGACATGCATGACCCACCAAATCAAGCATGTGCATAACCAAGCTGACATCAAGGGCCCAACCAGCCATCATAATGTGTATAGACAAGATTGAAGAGGTAATAGCACCCCAGATCCTACAACTTGCAGGGAATGTGATGATTTGGTACAAAACATGCAAAAGTGAACTGCGGGCTCCTTCAACTTGCACCTTCATGTGATGTTTTGAACCAAAGCCAATCACAGCGTGACAAGTGGCACCCTGGTGGTTGGAACGGTCAGCGCCTGCACTTTTGCACAAAACCCCTTGCCGTTCCACTACAGCATTACAAGACTGATGCGCCCTTAGCATTTGCGTTCACTTTATGGTAGATAGCTTGTTGCTGGTGCATGCGCTGACCGGTCCTGCTACTACGTCCTCGCGCACTCGCGCACCACTGCCGCGTCCTCCCACTGCTGGGCCCACATGGACGCCTACCATTAGACAATCCATGTGTGTTCGCCTCTCATCCCATCGCCACTAACCTCTCATTCGGCCGCCGCCGACCTCTCCTCCTACTCCCTACGCCACCTTCTGCCCTCACTCGCCGGCCCACCCCACCTACGTAGTCGTCCATTTCATCCCCGGCTTCGGCACTACCACGTGCCGCTGCTGCCaccgccgtcgctgccgccgccggcgaGCGGTGGCGCAGGATCCCATCACTCACGCTCGTTGTCGCAgccctagttcttctccatggacTTTCTCTTCCGGCCCCCCGTACCCCGATCTATTTGCGCTGGCGGCGCTCGCGctctccccccgccgccgccgggctcaGACCGGGGGATGTCCGGACTGCCACGGCCGTCGGGCTCCGAGCGGGGGGCATCCGGACTCCCGCTGCTACGGGCAGGGCATCAGCGGTCGTAGAGCGACGTTCTCCTCGCATTCTCCTCCCAGCCGAACCTGCCCATGCCACCTCCGGCACCGGTGAACGCGGAGGCCCTGGTGGCCGCGAACAACAGCACCCTCGACGGGATCCTTGGTGCGTACAACATGAGTACGAGTGGCGTGGGCACGGTCGGCTCCTCCGGGCCCGTCAGCCAGGAGCGGCGCGACCAGCTGGACTGCCAAGCTCCCGCGTGGAGCCCCGTTGACAGCGGCGAGAATGAAGCCGAGAGCGCGGACGGTAGCTTGCCCAGGCATTGCCGCAGCTTGTCGGCGGACAACCTTGTAGGGAAGTTCAAGTTTGAACCCTCCGGCCTGGAGCcgtccaactccaactccaacatGCCGCCTCCATCTCCGGGGCCAGGTACTGCTAGTCGGCTGGCACGCAGTGGAAGTGGTTCCATTGGTGGTGTCGCTGCTCTCTTTGCCATGGAATTCGCAAACATTAAGGAATTCAGTGAGGCAGATAAGAAGGTTATCATGGACAGTGAGCACCTCGCGCAGATTGTGCTGACCGATCCTAAGAGGGTCAGGAGGTGTGTTGGGCGTCCTTGTTTGGATAAGTAGTTTTTTagggaaggccatcatggctagttTTATTGAAACTCAAAATAGGTTTACATCGTCTACAAGCTTGCTGACAACAATGTCAGGAGGCTCGTCCAACCAGCTAAAAGAAATCTTATTACAATAAAAAATGAGCTAGCACATGAGCCGCTTGATTACAAGATCGATAACAGTGCTTAAAATGACCTTTTCAATAGAATTACTAGTGTCTAGATATTCTGCGAAAATGGCCGCTGCAGCGTCCCATCAAGTTGTTTAACCATTGCAAAAATTGATGACCTGCAGAGAAtcttgttagaagggagagagagggattgttgcgaaatatgatggatgtattattgagcctcgagggtgagtatatattgagtacaagacttggagggcaatacgcctctcctggagataaggtaggagacggattacaaatcctagactaccaaatacaagtcccaaatatatctctaacatccccccgcagtcgtagcggtagcGTTGCAAACAACAGGAGCGTCGCGGACGGTCAGACTGGAGCGAATAGCAGCCGACGGACTGACATCCCCCCGCAGTACTAGCGGGAGCATCGTGGACGGTGTCGCGTCGTGGGCGCGTTGACTGTAGAGGAAGCTGACGagttgctcaagcggatgatagccctttgtgccgatgtcgatgtagccaagagcggagggtggtgtagccgtggtcgaggtagccgtgcgaagaacgccgtggtcgatgtcgattcggggtagccggtgtcgagcgAGTCGTCGTGGAGCCgcaggcgcaaggaggcgccgagttagtcatgggcgtaGTGGTGTCGAAGAAGTGATGCGCCAGAAAGGAGAATGGTGTTGACGATGCGTCGCGCCGGGTTTGCcaaccccggggacacatcgtagacgaaggcacgcgtcggtgttgccagcaccgggcatgcatagacggtcgaagacgaagttgacaaagcaccgcaccaggcttgccaggcccggggacacgtctgtaacgcccatgatgcggctatatctcccacgtgtcgaggcacgacttagaggcataaccgcattgtaggttttgtcgcaagaagggtcatcttcacacaatcccatgtagagaacaagaatgggataaagagagttggcttacaatcgccacttcacacagtacataaattaaaatcatacatcatccaaaatccacacatagaccgactacggtcaaatccaaatgaaaggaagataaccccaaatgctagattcccgatcgtcccggctctacccaaagcaagaacacaagcaatggaaccacaatcaatcacggtgcaatgcacaagcaacatgatgcaatacatgcatgatatgcgagatgtgatatgcgatgcatatgcgtgcttcggaagaaaaaggatgaacaaggcaacaacttggcaaaccaagtatgccactggaaagatgagatgatttcggtcgaaatcgatataaagatcaccggaaacggatgcacggtttgcaaatggcaagcaaaacaaggatgacacgattctacgattaacaacatgatagcacttagaatacatcaagtaactatgctacagcaccccaacatagcaacaaagcatgtggcagtgatctacaagagattcttgacaaaagaagaacactgagctacagctaagtCACAAaataacaagttcaaacaagcatggcaaaagtgcaaaagatatcagcttcacagacactgaaaatactggacatggctgaaacagcatcaggtagcaatgttcagagcaagcaatcaacatactacaggaacttatcatagcaaaacaaggcatggcatgaatctactaaatgcatagaacaaaagtcccttactgatcatgagccaaaaaggatcagaagatatgatggcacccatgtaaacatagcaagtttcgttaacaggtttcagacttagcagaaaacagaacatggcattaacagaattatcaaggcatctttgtgagctcgattcactcatcacaaagtaatgcatgacaaaaacaagcatacctacagcaagatggcatgttcatgaagctaaccatggcaagagcaagtacatagcatgtatggatcaactacaacaaccttggcaaaattgaatatcatgttaacattctgccaggaacattttatagcaacagtagagcaagattgagacattctAGGGCACTTCATAATttcaaacagggacatggatggatagagcacaaccatatgtgtcgtggaattgtcacggcagatgtccttgagctaggacttagtcgcggagccatcgcagctaggaagcttgaaggggttaaacgggacaaggaacacgaggtttatactggttcagccccttacggtgaaggtaaagcctacgtccagttgaggtggtattgattagggtttcgatgaccagggagcttaactactatgcctggctctcgacgagatctttcttgcccTTAAACCGCCgtcgagtcgtccctttatatagagaggttgacacccagcagctctcagagtcccggctggctcataagattgtccggctcggactctcaactattcttgccttacactacaagttctaccataatgacgattgtaactacgggctttaagccatatccgggtcttaagcccatcttcggcccaccgtcttcaggcttggcaccgggcttcagacgatgaccattatgagtaacccggcccctcctggcgggtgactctaaggtttatatcctcaacattaggccccagattgatttgagccggctcatgtcaatcttcaatcctttcgacagaaaatctccggcttacaattgtgtgaaggccataacccggcgtgacgtcatcctctggattccgggtaatccgccgtgacatcatcttccattaagtccattttttactccaccatatccgcaacggatcttatctttaactgccgacccgaaaatcgaggcgtttttatggCGAGATagccacgccgtggcctccttgtttctcgcgccca
This DNA window, taken from Triticum aestivum cultivar Chinese Spring chromosome 1D, IWGSC CS RefSeq v2.1, whole genome shotgun sequence, encodes the following:
- the LOC123158160 gene encoding uncharacterized protein; the encoded protein is MPPPAPVNAEALVAANNSTLDGILGAYNMSTSGVGTVGSSGPVSQERRDQLDCQAPAWSPVDSGENEAESADGSLPRHCRSLSADNLVGKFKFEPSGLEPSNSNSNMPPPSPGPGTASRLARSGSGSIGGVAALFAMEFANIKEFSEADKKVIMDSEHLAQIVLTDPKRVRSHVVPISWLAGTERSLATKTNADVGKPLEIRHLLTGPSTRRRSAEGHPAADPIGVGSVVAATIISVQIRHPDGWGAATAAVHFRASAPPAYGASATAARQGIAAPAAAFGTHEKGCPCRLRWDLAATTRPGAFGVGPAATAALAGGSSGKGRRERRPAALGFGAPGVA